From a region of the Brevibacterium siliguriense genome:
- a CDS encoding LCP family protein: protein MAPRTRREARMLRAAAASGASAAGVAAAASSNTQSDPGTDSRRAPAHDAPRTFARDVSAASARGSRDDDRADSDVDTDSAPTTRRDARERHAAESRGRGRKRASGARSARSAAAAAARSSSERSFGGDSAHGERSTGPGRSRRHSSRLGESFPSLVGWTSLSTLLPGVGLLRTRFRPVGLIVFGLFILTLLVGLVYLLVKGPVRAVATVVASPSLLNFLAIAAVLVAVIWILVMVVSHLGLRRGHRYRPWQNKMAGVLVVSLALIIGIPLGVGSVFARVQSDTVASLFGDSTGKAHSAEELWADKPYINVFLMGRDNGDDREGTRPDTMLVASIDTKTGNAALISVPRNLAFPVFPEGSELDKAWPDGFRPSGDSSQDLINAVWQWGEQNPDQIGNAHGLEPGMWATMQAVEGSLGLKLDYWSSVDMAGFEDVVDAIGGVKIDVERPIPMGGGKSMSGVKNEIYGWVDPGPQTLKGKDALWYVRSREGSDNYDRMCRQQRMLKTTLEQIDPQEIATAYPKLANSATRNIATSIPQNEIPAFIELAMMMQKGDVTTVQINNDVTPTYDPDYDVLHKWILGEVKGASDGEETPKPTNDGSKSQESEDSTDSTKGTATDEPTDSADGSTDEAGAEADATETATPGEPNAEGKCYPKGFKPGDDFPGYPGPNGGTGEQG from the coding sequence GTGGCTCCTCGCACTCGCCGTGAGGCCCGCATGCTGCGCGCTGCTGCCGCCAGCGGAGCCTCCGCGGCCGGAGTGGCCGCGGCAGCGAGCTCGAATACACAGTCCGATCCGGGCACTGACTCACGACGCGCTCCTGCTCACGATGCCCCACGCACATTCGCACGGGACGTATCGGCCGCCTCGGCGAGGGGTTCCCGCGACGATGACCGCGCAGACAGCGACGTCGACACGGATTCCGCTCCGACAACTCGCCGCGACGCCCGCGAACGGCATGCAGCCGAATCCCGCGGTCGGGGCCGGAAGAGGGCATCAGGTGCACGGTCAGCGCGCAGCGCCGCGGCCGCAGCAGCCAGGTCGTCCTCCGAAAGATCATTCGGCGGCGACTCCGCCCACGGCGAGAGGTCGACCGGACCCGGACGGTCCCGCCGTCATTCCTCCCGCCTCGGTGAATCGTTCCCCAGCCTCGTCGGCTGGACCTCGCTGAGCACCCTCCTGCCCGGTGTCGGGCTGCTGCGCACACGCTTCCGGCCCGTCGGACTCATCGTGTTCGGCCTCTTCATCCTCACTCTGCTCGTCGGGCTCGTCTACCTGCTCGTCAAGGGACCGGTGCGCGCGGTCGCCACGGTCGTCGCCAGTCCGTCGCTGCTGAACTTCCTCGCCATCGCCGCCGTACTCGTGGCCGTGATCTGGATCCTCGTGATGGTCGTGTCCCACCTCGGGCTGCGTCGTGGGCACCGTTACCGCCCCTGGCAGAACAAGATGGCCGGTGTCCTCGTCGTCTCGCTGGCGCTCATCATCGGCATCCCGCTGGGCGTCGGGTCTGTCTTCGCCCGCGTGCAGTCCGACACAGTGGCCAGCCTCTTCGGCGACAGCACCGGCAAGGCCCACAGCGCTGAGGAGCTCTGGGCCGACAAGCCCTATATCAATGTCTTCCTCATGGGCCGCGACAACGGCGACGACCGTGAGGGCACCCGCCCGGACACCATGCTCGTGGCCTCCATCGACACGAAGACCGGAAACGCCGCACTCATCTCCGTGCCCCGCAACCTCGCGTTCCCGGTCTTCCCCGAAGGCAGCGAACTCGACAAGGCGTGGCCCGACGGATTCCGTCCCTCCGGCGACTCCTCGCAGGACCTCATCAACGCCGTGTGGCAGTGGGGCGAACAGAACCCCGACCAGATCGGCAACGCGCACGGACTCGAACCGGGAATGTGGGCGACGATGCAAGCAGTCGAGGGCTCTCTGGGCCTCAAACTCGACTATTGGTCCTCGGTCGACATGGCCGGATTCGAAGACGTCGTCGACGCCATCGGCGGAGTCAAGATCGACGTCGAACGCCCGATCCCGATGGGCGGCGGAAAGTCGATGTCGGGTGTGAAGAACGAGATCTACGGTTGGGTCGATCCGGGCCCGCAGACGCTCAAGGGCAAGGACGCACTCTGGTACGTCCGCTCCCGCGAAGGCAGCGACAACTACGACCGCATGTGCCGTCAGCAGCGGATGCTCAAGACCACTCTCGAGCAGATCGACCCGCAGGAGATTGCCACGGCCTACCCGAAGCTCGCGAACTCCGCGACGCGGAACATCGCCACGTCGATCCCGCAGAACGAGATCCCGGCCTTCATCGAACTCGCCATGATGATGCAGAAGGGCGACGTCACCACGGTGCAGATCAACAATGACGTCACCCCGACCTACGACCCCGATTACGATGTGCTCCATAAGTGGATCCTCGGCGAGGTCAAGGGTGCGTCCGACGGTGAGGAGACCCCGAAGCCGACGAACGACGGCAGCAAGTCCCAAGAATCCGAGGACAGCACGGATTCGACCAAAGGCACCGCCACCGATGAACCGACCGATTCCGCGGACGGATCCACGGATGAGGCCGGCGCCGAGGCGGACGCCACCGAAACGGCGACGCCGGGTGAGCCCAACGCCGAAGGCAAGTGCTACCCGAAGGGCTTCAAACCCGGTGACGACTTCCCCGGCTACCCCGGACCCAACGGCGGAACCGGCGAGCAGGGGTGA
- a CDS encoding proline racemase family protein, which yields MRNRQLIQAVDVHAAGEPGRVLIGSGLRVRGATMAEKLRYCEEHLDDFRNLILHEPRGYPGLCSPIVVPATDPSCDFGMIVMEQGGFKPMSGSNLICTVTALIETGAVDVSEPVTELRVDTAAGVVTVRAEVEAGRAKSVTFDNVPAFVHGLDLPLAVPGYGTIPVDIVFGGQFYVQTAADNLGVELDPGNAKEIIRAASVMRQAADETFELSHPLIPEINSIGLPLIHGPARTAGADGRNAVVLPNGLVDLDDPNTWTGTFDRSPCGTGTSGRVAAKHARGELPVGQRFVHESMMGTTFTAVVKEETEIGGLPAVIPSISGRGWITGFQQLVLEADDPFPVGFTVGDIWSGGASVAEPAGEN from the coding sequence GTGAGGAACAGGCAGCTCATCCAGGCCGTCGATGTCCACGCCGCCGGTGAACCCGGCCGCGTGCTCATCGGCTCGGGGCTGCGGGTCAGAGGTGCGACGATGGCCGAGAAGCTCCGCTACTGCGAAGAGCACCTCGACGACTTCCGGAACCTCATCCTCCACGAACCCCGCGGCTATCCCGGCCTGTGCTCCCCGATCGTCGTGCCTGCGACAGATCCGAGCTGCGATTTCGGAATGATCGTCATGGAGCAGGGCGGGTTCAAGCCGATGTCCGGGTCGAACCTCATCTGCACCGTCACGGCGCTGATCGAGACCGGGGCCGTCGATGTCAGCGAACCGGTCACCGAACTGCGCGTCGACACCGCCGCTGGTGTCGTCACGGTCCGCGCCGAGGTGGAGGCGGGCCGAGCGAAATCGGTGACCTTCGACAATGTCCCGGCTTTCGTCCACGGACTCGACCTGCCTCTTGCAGTGCCGGGGTACGGGACGATCCCCGTCGACATCGTCTTCGGAGGTCAGTTCTACGTGCAGACTGCGGCGGACAACCTCGGCGTGGAGCTTGATCCGGGCAATGCCAAGGAGATCATCAGGGCGGCCAGCGTGATGCGGCAGGCGGCTGACGAGACCTTCGAGCTGAGCCATCCCCTCATCCCCGAAATCAATTCGATCGGTCTGCCTCTGATCCACGGACCGGCGCGCACCGCGGGAGCCGACGGACGCAATGCGGTCGTCCTGCCCAACGGCCTCGTCGACCTCGACGATCCGAACACGTGGACCGGTACGTTCGACCGTTCGCCCTGCGGCACAGGGACGAGTGGTCGAGTGGCGGCCAAGCATGCTCGCGGCGAACTGCCGGTCGGGCAGCGCTTCGTCCACGAATCGATGATGGGCACGACCTTCACCGCCGTGGTGAAGGAGGAGACCGAGATCGGCGGACTGCCGGCCGTCATCCCTTCGATCAGCGGGCGCGGGTGGATCACGGGATTCCAACAGCTTGTGCTGGAAGCCGATGATCCGTTCCCCGTCGGCTTCACCGTCGGCGATATCTGGAGCGGCGGTGCGAGCGTGGCGGAACCCGCAGGCGAGAACTGA
- a CDS encoding YhgE/Pip domain-containing protein, with protein MRLERANSKKPVNWLSLLGLVLIPIIVAAGFILATWKSGDRLETIEAAIVNNDDGAKVDGKTVPIGRQLTSGLVGEDENNIHWVITDEEDAKDGLSDGTYAAKLTIPEGFSRAVTSVDDAKSATQTQLDVDVSGTAPALDTQISRSVAEVARTTFNTQMTETYLDNIYLGFNKMGEQMKDLGDAAGELDKGAEGLKEGTGQSAEGAGELSKGMKQLGDNGGELKSGATELSKGAGELSKGASQMSGGLNELDKKTSKLPESTQKLADGSGELADGVDEYTKSIDEIIKGFAGSGDSGEGGLDDITKGGKELEKGAEGVSKGASGLSDGLHQYRDGMKEGADKADQLAGTKPDLDGLVAAGIMTDTEAEKARAEMCPTGTPDQVCSGIEQAYAQGLLNGTSGGLNQAVDGLEQEQNGSSLLGGSDELAKGASELSDGVTKFVKGLEDGLGDLMKGMKDISKNAPKLLEASKGLRDGAAGVADGNQQLADGMPALSKGIGKVADGSSELSDGAGELSDGLSEYSTGVGKYTDGVSEAATGTSELSAGLDKLDEGTGKYAKGVSKFADGVKDGADEVPSYTAPERDRLAKVASANIESPDMDSVTDVLAGSTIALLIMLALWIGGLVTYTVLKPIPAWALLSTKSSFTVWARGLLPGLVVGVLQALVLSILAVTVMDIDAVQGFDIAVLTFVSAIVFMILNFALVAWFGGVGRFLSVVAVVLAVAGRTIGAVPQFFDFVAPILPLTPSMNGFAAIAAGTTGQAAAYGGLLAWAVIGVVMSLLAIVRARTTKPEAALEMA; from the coding sequence GTGAGACTCGAACGCGCGAATTCGAAGAAGCCGGTGAATTGGCTGTCCCTCCTCGGACTGGTCCTCATCCCGATCATCGTGGCGGCCGGATTCATCCTTGCCACGTGGAAGAGCGGCGACCGACTCGAGACCATCGAAGCGGCTATCGTCAACAACGACGACGGGGCGAAGGTCGACGGCAAGACCGTGCCGATCGGACGGCAGCTGACCAGCGGTCTGGTGGGCGAGGACGAGAACAACATCCACTGGGTGATCACCGACGAAGAGGATGCGAAGGACGGGCTGTCAGACGGCACCTACGCTGCGAAGCTGACGATCCCCGAAGGCTTCTCCCGCGCCGTGACCTCCGTCGACGATGCGAAGTCGGCGACGCAGACGCAGCTCGACGTCGACGTGTCCGGGACCGCTCCCGCGCTGGACACACAGATCTCCCGATCAGTCGCCGAGGTGGCGCGGACGACCTTCAACACGCAGATGACCGAGACCTACCTCGACAACATCTACCTCGGCTTCAACAAGATGGGCGAGCAGATGAAGGACCTCGGCGACGCCGCCGGGGAGCTCGACAAGGGCGCCGAAGGCCTCAAGGAAGGCACCGGTCAATCGGCTGAGGGCGCCGGTGAGCTGTCCAAAGGCATGAAGCAGCTCGGTGACAACGGCGGTGAGCTCAAGTCCGGAGCCACGGAGCTGTCGAAGGGCGCCGGCGAACTGTCCAAGGGCGCCTCCCAGATGTCCGGGGGCCTGAACGAACTCGACAAGAAGACCTCGAAGCTGCCCGAGAGCACACAGAAGCTCGCCGACGGTTCCGGCGAGCTGGCCGACGGTGTCGACGAGTACACGAAGTCCATCGACGAGATCATCAAGGGCTTCGCCGGATCCGGTGACTCCGGCGAAGGCGGACTCGACGACATCACGAAGGGCGGCAAGGAGCTCGAGAAGGGCGCCGAAGGCGTGTCGAAGGGCGCCTCTGGCCTCTCCGACGGACTGCACCAGTACCGAGATGGGATGAAAGAAGGCGCCGACAAGGCCGATCAGCTGGCCGGGACGAAGCCGGACCTCGACGGACTCGTCGCAGCGGGCATCATGACCGACACCGAGGCGGAGAAGGCACGGGCCGAGATGTGCCCGACCGGCACCCCCGACCAGGTCTGCAGTGGCATCGAACAGGCCTATGCGCAGGGGCTGCTCAACGGCACTTCAGGTGGACTGAACCAGGCTGTCGACGGTCTCGAACAGGAGCAGAACGGCTCGTCCCTCCTCGGTGGGTCCGATGAACTCGCCAAGGGCGCCTCGGAACTCTCCGATGGTGTGACCAAGTTCGTCAAGGGACTCGAGGACGGCCTCGGTGACCTGATGAAGGGCATGAAGGACATCTCGAAGAACGCCCCGAAGCTGTTGGAGGCCTCGAAGGGGCTGCGCGACGGCGCTGCCGGAGTCGCCGACGGCAACCAGCAGCTCGCCGACGGAATGCCGGCCCTGTCCAAGGGCATCGGGAAGGTCGCCGACGGTTCCTCGGAGCTCTCCGACGGCGCCGGTGAGCTCAGTGATGGGCTGAGCGAATACAGCACCGGCGTCGGCAAGTACACTGACGGCGTCTCCGAGGCCGCGACCGGCACCTCCGAACTCTCAGCCGGCCTGGACAAGCTCGATGAGGGCACGGGCAAGTATGCGAAGGGCGTGAGCAAATTCGCCGACGGCGTCAAGGACGGAGCGGACGAAGTGCCGTCCTACACGGCTCCGGAGCGTGACCGCTTGGCCAAGGTCGCCTCGGCGAATATCGAATCCCCCGACATGGACAGCGTCACGGATGTGCTGGCGGGGTCGACGATCGCGCTGCTCATCATGCTCGCCCTGTGGATCGGCGGACTCGTCACCTACACGGTGCTCAAGCCGATCCCGGCGTGGGCGCTGCTCTCGACGAAGTCCTCGTTCACCGTGTGGGCGCGCGGGCTGCTGCCCGGCCTCGTCGTCGGCGTGCTGCAGGCGCTCGTGCTCTCGATCCTCGCGGTCACCGTGATGGACATCGACGCGGTCCAAGGCTTCGACATCGCGGTGCTCACGTTCGTCTCAGCGATCGTGTTCATGATCCTGAACTTCGCTCTCGTGGCGTGGTTCGGGGGAGTGGGCAGGTTCCTCTCGGTCGTTGCCGTCGTGCTGGCCGTGGCGGGTCGGACGATCGGAGCGGTGCCGCAGTTCTTCGACTTCGTGGCGCCGATCCTGCCGCTGACCCCGTCGATGAACGGTTTCGCTGCGATTGCCGCGGGCACCACCGGGCAGGCTGCCGCGTACGGCGGACTGCTGGCCTGGGCGGTCATCGGCGTCGTGATGTCGCTGCTGGCCATCGTCCGGGCGCGGACCACGAAGCCGGAAGCCGCCCTCGAAATGGCGTAG
- a CDS encoding FAD-dependent oxidoreductase, with protein MKTVIIGGGVVGLTSAYELALRGHTVTVIEAAGCGAGASHGNAAKVAISESTPVPAPGVLLQGIRWMLRPDSPLSIRPSIAPGYLGFLLRMAAHCNARDFEAGLDLHLRLGEDANDLFDEYQTQGIDFEMHNRGVLLAFETRERFDEHCASLPAFEAAGHHPQRLHDDAVREAEPALRDRIRHGLFFSDDRQIEPDSLTAGLLAKLSALGVIVRENTSVGRLVRSGDAVTAVVTSDAEVITTDAIVISAGVPSGALAKQLGQNIPIYSGKGYSIDYSPAPVQLRTSLTLEDARVAVTALNGKLRLAGTMEFGSTDDNVNEIRVDAIRRAAREAFREWGDGRGELAPWAGSRPMTPDGLPVIGRLDSVKNAYINSGHSMLGLTLAPGSARLLAGLMTDGSSTLPDELLARVSPNRF; from the coding sequence ATGAAGACAGTCATCATCGGAGGCGGCGTGGTCGGGCTGACCAGCGCTTACGAACTGGCTCTGCGAGGGCACACGGTCACCGTCATCGAGGCCGCCGGCTGCGGCGCCGGTGCCTCGCACGGGAACGCCGCGAAGGTCGCCATCTCCGAGAGCACTCCGGTACCCGCCCCAGGGGTGCTGCTTCAGGGGATCCGATGGATGCTCAGACCCGACAGTCCGCTGTCGATCAGACCGTCGATCGCGCCCGGCTACCTCGGGTTTCTGCTTCGGATGGCCGCACACTGCAATGCGCGTGACTTCGAAGCCGGTCTCGATCTCCACCTGCGCCTCGGCGAGGACGCGAACGACCTCTTCGACGAGTACCAGACCCAAGGCATCGACTTCGAGATGCACAACCGCGGTGTGCTGTTGGCCTTCGAGACTCGGGAACGCTTCGATGAGCACTGCGCGAGCCTGCCGGCCTTCGAAGCCGCCGGCCACCACCCGCAGCGCCTCCACGACGATGCTGTTCGCGAAGCCGAACCGGCCCTGAGAGATCGTATCCGTCACGGTCTGTTCTTCTCCGACGACCGACAGATCGAACCCGACTCCCTGACGGCCGGCCTTCTCGCGAAACTCTCCGCTCTCGGTGTCATCGTGCGGGAGAACACCAGCGTCGGACGCTTGGTCCGTTCCGGTGACGCCGTGACCGCCGTCGTCACCTCCGATGCCGAGGTCATCACAACTGATGCCATCGTCATCTCCGCTGGCGTTCCGTCCGGGGCTCTGGCCAAGCAATTGGGCCAGAACATTCCGATTTACTCGGGCAAGGGCTACAGCATCGACTATTCCCCTGCCCCGGTCCAGCTGCGCACATCGCTGACCCTTGAAGATGCTCGCGTCGCCGTCACTGCGCTGAACGGCAAGCTCAGACTGGCAGGCACGATGGAGTTCGGCAGCACGGACGACAACGTCAACGAGATTCGCGTCGACGCGATCCGCCGGGCGGCTCGGGAAGCATTCCGAGAGTGGGGTGACGGTCGGGGAGAACTGGCACCGTGGGCCGGATCGCGCCCCATGACTCCCGATGGCCTTCCCGTCATCGGACGCCTTGACTCCGTGAAGAACGCCTACATCAACTCCGGACATTCGATGCTCGGTCTGACGCTGGCACCGGGATCCGCCCGACTGCTTGCCGGACTCATGACTGACGGAAGCTCGACGCTGCCCGACGAGCTCCTCGCTCGTGTGTCCCCGAATCGATTCTGA
- a CDS encoding FAD/NAD(P)-binding protein, producing MSQAPQTPAPAVAIIGVGPRGLTVLERLVALAAKRFAGAAETALTIHLIDPYPPGAGIVWRTDQPESLLMNTTIAEQTVFPDSSCTFLGSDEAPTGPSMAEWFVANGGSEPLHSTFPSRSLYGRYLRDAYRRIRTSAPGFIEIVEHPTKAESVIDLPTMDLPQPLPAGSRATVPEQLVRCQNGTTIVASAVVLAVGHIPSAQPEERARLAAFAELGGGLYLPQDLPAETPVTEVAPGERVIVRGMGLNYFDLQTLFTHERGGRFVPEPGGQLRYVPSGDEPQLALGSRRGIPYRSKPICHEHPRRDWPLRFFTKDNIALLAGLDDLDGERKAGARFNDQLWPLILADLRLAYYHTLSQVRPEAFTDDPGQLREAIGEAVSRHLTRRTWQETHPQSTGAASAAETRAAATVRAGDGAASTARVGATARVGASATTTEDAARQGRVTREAFAWSEIEEALVPDLADRMSLHTLLNPLEGELFTSREPGEPGSLHEWMLDLLRTDLRSSLAGPTGSPEKALFTVLWQSRLLLKELIVAGHIDRVSIDMEILGWFEGFVSGICDGPPPQRIAELIALAEAGFVSFIGPDMRIEENPDALRESSAAPEAEAENASSGIAARPDEVESPTAEAQGPTNEAQGPRPEIFTVTSAQAAGAIKGSVVIDAASPTNSVSRAADVLLYGMLERGQLTAARLTLDDGREKFLNGLALTSRPYRTIDVEGNVHPRRFALSIQLSSQQWGLAIAANPGTNAATLNDSHAAAEAILDLL from the coding sequence GTGAGTCAGGCTCCACAGACTCCTGCACCCGCGGTCGCGATCATCGGTGTCGGACCGCGGGGTCTCACCGTTCTGGAGAGGCTCGTGGCGCTGGCAGCGAAGCGCTTCGCCGGCGCAGCCGAGACCGCGCTGACCATCCACCTCATCGACCCGTACCCGCCCGGTGCGGGAATCGTGTGGCGCACCGACCAGCCCGAGTCGCTGCTGATGAATACCACCATCGCCGAGCAGACCGTCTTCCCCGACTCCAGCTGCACCTTCCTCGGCTCCGACGAAGCACCGACCGGTCCGTCCATGGCCGAGTGGTTCGTCGCCAACGGCGGCTCCGAACCGCTCCACTCGACTTTCCCCAGCCGCAGCCTCTACGGCCGCTACCTCCGCGATGCCTACCGCCGCATCCGCACGAGTGCACCGGGCTTCATCGAGATCGTCGAACACCCGACGAAGGCCGAATCCGTCATCGACCTGCCCACGATGGACCTCCCCCAACCGTTGCCCGCGGGATCGCGAGCCACGGTTCCCGAGCAGCTCGTGCGCTGCCAGAACGGCACGACGATCGTCGCCAGCGCCGTCGTGCTCGCCGTCGGCCACATCCCCAGCGCCCAGCCGGAGGAGCGCGCTCGTTTGGCCGCGTTCGCCGAACTGGGTGGTGGGCTCTATCTGCCGCAGGACCTGCCCGCGGAAACCCCCGTCACCGAGGTGGCCCCCGGTGAGCGTGTCATCGTCCGTGGCATGGGGCTCAACTACTTCGACCTGCAGACCCTGTTCACTCATGAGCGCGGAGGCCGCTTCGTCCCAGAGCCCGGCGGTCAGCTGCGCTATGTTCCCAGTGGCGACGAACCGCAGCTGGCGTTGGGCTCGCGGCGCGGCATCCCGTACCGCAGCAAACCGATCTGTCACGAGCATCCGCGCCGGGACTGGCCGTTGCGGTTCTTCACGAAGGACAACATCGCGCTGCTCGCCGGCCTCGACGACCTCGACGGGGAACGCAAGGCCGGCGCCCGGTTCAATGATCAGCTGTGGCCGCTCATCCTCGCTGACCTGCGCCTGGCGTACTATCACACACTCTCCCAGGTCCGCCCCGAAGCGTTCACCGATGACCCCGGCCAGCTGCGTGAGGCCATCGGCGAGGCAGTCTCGCGCCACCTGACCCGACGCACTTGGCAGGAGACCCACCCGCAGTCGACGGGCGCGGCCAGTGCTGCCGAGACTCGTGCCGCGGCGACCGTTCGGGCCGGAGACGGTGCCGCCTCGACCGCTCGTGTGGGAGCAACCGCTCGTGTGGGAGCCAGCGCCACGACCACCGAGGACGCCGCCCGCCAAGGCCGCGTCACCCGCGAGGCCTTCGCCTGGTCGGAGATCGAAGAGGCGCTCGTACCCGATCTCGCCGACCGCATGTCCCTGCACACACTGCTCAACCCGCTCGAAGGCGAACTCTTCACCAGCCGTGAACCCGGCGAACCCGGATCCCTGCACGAGTGGATGCTCGACTTACTGCGCACCGACCTGCGCAGCTCCCTGGCCGGTCCGACCGGCAGCCCGGAGAAGGCTCTCTTCACCGTGCTGTGGCAGTCCCGACTGCTGCTCAAGGAGCTCATCGTCGCCGGTCATATCGACCGCGTGAGCATAGACATGGAGATCCTCGGCTGGTTCGAGGGCTTCGTCTCCGGCATCTGCGATGGACCTCCCCCGCAGCGGATCGCCGAACTCATCGCCCTCGCCGAGGCGGGATTCGTGTCCTTCATCGGCCCCGATATGCGTATCGAAGAGAACCCTGATGCTCTCCGCGAGAGTTCAGCGGCGCCCGAAGCTGAAGCAGAGAACGCAAGTTCCGGCATCGCCGCACGCCCGGACGAGGTCGAGAGCCCCACTGCCGAAGCGCAGGGCCCCACAAATGAGGCGCAGGGGCCACGGCCGGAGATCTTCACGGTGACCTCTGCTCAGGCCGCGGGAGCGATCAAGGGCAGCGTCGTCATCGATGCCGCGTCCCCGACGAACTCCGTCTCGCGCGCAGCCGATGTCCTGCTGTATGGGATGCTCGAACGCGGCCAGCTCACCGCGGCCCGCCTGACCTTGGACGACGGCCGGGAGAAATTCCTCAACGGACTCGCCCTCACGTCTCGGCCGTACCGCACGATCGATGTCGAGGGCAACGTCCACCCGCGCCGGTTCGCTCTGTCGATCCAACTGTCGTCGCAGCAGTGGGGGCTGGCGATCGCCGCTAATCCGGGCACGAACGCGGCCACGCTCAACGACTCGCACGCCGCCGCCGAGGCGATCCTCGACCTCCTCTGA
- a CDS encoding Ldh family oxidoreductase, translated as MTNETDRISFEDLVLAIEAKLTAAGASPAVAKVLATNCATCERDGTLSHGVFRVAGYLDSLTRGWADGAAEASIDIVGPSYIRIDGCNGFAQPALAEARPAIGRALDDTGVAVIALRNTHHFSALWPDLEALAREGRVAMGMIASGKLAVVPEGATRPVFSTNPFGFATPVADADPVVFDFSTSSMSHGDLQLLRAEGREVPVGTGVDSTGADSTDPNAILDGGGIRPIGGHKGALLSFMIETLAAGLTGGAFTYEIDAEAPEGAHTFRTGQLFIVIDPGRGGNDAYLSRVREFVDMLRGAGMDRQPGDRRYANRAEAAERGIPVTDTIRSLFD; from the coding sequence TTGACGAATGAAACCGACCGAATCTCCTTCGAGGATCTCGTCCTGGCCATCGAAGCCAAGCTCACCGCGGCGGGAGCCTCCCCGGCGGTTGCGAAAGTGCTGGCGACCAACTGCGCGACCTGCGAACGCGACGGCACGCTCAGCCACGGAGTCTTCCGGGTGGCCGGCTACCTCGATTCACTGACCCGCGGCTGGGCGGATGGGGCCGCGGAAGCGAGCATCGACATCGTCGGGCCTTCCTATATCCGCATCGATGGTTGCAACGGCTTTGCTCAGCCTGCTCTTGCCGAAGCGCGACCGGCGATCGGCCGGGCACTCGATGACACCGGCGTCGCCGTCATCGCCCTGCGCAATACCCACCATTTCAGCGCCCTGTGGCCCGATCTCGAGGCCCTCGCCCGCGAGGGCCGGGTGGCGATGGGGATGATCGCCAGCGGCAAGCTCGCCGTCGTCCCCGAGGGGGCGACGCGGCCCGTCTTCAGCACGAACCCGTTCGGCTTCGCCACACCCGTGGCCGACGCGGACCCTGTCGTCTTCGACTTCTCCACGTCGTCGATGTCCCATGGGGACCTGCAGCTTCTGCGGGCCGAGGGCCGGGAGGTTCCGGTCGGCACCGGAGTCGACTCGACCGGAGCGGACAGCACTGACCCGAACGCCATCCTCGACGGCGGCGGCATCCGTCCGATCGGCGGGCACAAGGGTGCGCTGCTGTCATTCATGATCGAAACGCTGGCGGCAGGGCTGACCGGCGGTGCCTTCACCTATGAGATCGACGCAGAGGCTCCCGAGGGCGCTCACACGTTCCGCACCGGCCAGCTCTTCATCGTCATCGACCCCGGGCGCGGTGGCAACGACGCCTACCTGAGCCGAGTCCGCGAATTCGTCGACATGCTCCGCGGCGCAGGCATGGACCGTCAACCCGGTGATCGCCGCTATGCCAACCGCGCCGAGGCGGCCGAACGAGGAATTCCCGTCACCGATACGATCCGCTCCCTCTTCGACTGA